In the Theobroma cacao cultivar B97-61/B2 chromosome 1, Criollo_cocoa_genome_V2, whole genome shotgun sequence genome, one interval contains:
- the LOC18613835 gene encoding germin-like protein subfamily 2 member 4, with protein MAAVKVLAYVFVFIALFGVVASDPDLLQDLCVANKAAGIKVNGFPCKDEANVTEADFFFSGLANPAVINNSVGSVVTLANVDKIPGLNTLGVSLARIDYEAGGLNPPHTHPRATEIIFVLDGELDAGFITTANKLISKSLKKGDIFVFPKGLVHFQKNNGDKSASVIAGFNSQLPGTQSIAATLFTSTPPVPDNVLTKAFQIGTKEVNKIKTKLAPKKS; from the exons ATGGCTGCAGTCAAGGTTTTGGCATATGTCTTCGTCTTTATTGCCCTGTTCGGCGTGGTTGCATCTGATCCTGACCTTCTCCAGGATCTCTGCGTAGCTAACAAAGCAGCAG GAATAAAGGTGAATGGATTTCCATGCAAGGACGAAGCAAATGTAACCGAAGCTGATTTTTTCTTTAGCGGTCTAGCCAATCCAGCAGTAATCAATAATTCTGTCGGATCAGTTGTAACATTAGCCAATGTTGACAAAATTCCAGGgcttaacacccttggcgtgTCACTTGCCCGCATCGACTATGAAGCTGGTGGCCTCAACCCACCCCACACTCACCCACGTGCCACTGAAATCATCTTTGTTCTTGATGGTGAATTGGATGCAGGATTCATCACTACAGCAAACAAGTTGATCTCCAAATCCCTCAAGAAAGGCGACATTTTTGTCTTCCCCAAGGGTCTCGTTCATTTCCAGAAGAACAATGGTGACAAGTCAGCTTCCGTGATCGCAGGATTCAACAGCCAACTGCCCGGAACTCAATCTATCGCCGCCACATTGTTTACCTCGACACCCCCGGTGCCAGACAATGTCTTGACCAAGGCCTTCCAAATTGGCACCAAGGAAgtcaacaaaatcaaaaccaagCTTGCCCCCAAGAAAAGTTAA